In the Salmo trutta chromosome 33, fSalTru1.1, whole genome shotgun sequence genome, one interval contains:
- the LOC115172853 gene encoding antimicrobial peptide NK-lysin-like: protein MKTSLVLLALSLLACSVWEIHGQCQEVDLDDQEDQEVVEAQTEKRMAKQLKGTCWVCKWALNKVKKSISTSSSQETLKQKLLSVCDNVGFLKSMCKGLMKKHLWVLIEELSTSDDVRTICVNIKACKQKEVLDLSY from the exons ATGAAGACATCTCTGGTCCTCCTTGCCCTCAGTCTGCTGGCTTGTTCAG tTTGGGAAATCCATGGGCAATGCCAAGAGGTTGACCTTGATGACCAGGAAGACCAGGAAGTAGTGGAAGCACAGACGGAAAAGCGCATG GCAAAACAGCTAAAGGGGACCTGCTGGGTGTGTAAGTGGGCACTGAACAAAGTGAAGAAATCCATCTCCACTTCCTCTAGCCAG GAGACACTAAAGCAGAAGCTACTGTCTGTTTGCGATAACGTTGGCTTTCTAAAGTCTATGTGTAAAGGCCTGATGAAAAAACACTTGTGGGTGCTGATTGAGGAGCTTAGCACAAGCGATGATGTGAGGACCATCTGTGTTAACATTAAGGCCTGCAA ACAAAAGGAAGTTTTGGACCTGAGCTACTGA